One genomic region from Prochlorococcus marinus str. SB encodes:
- a CDS encoding DUF3038 domain-containing protein has protein sequence MTDLTKGNQVSRQSIEKLDLLLLILETIDLNGIQSLYALSNKLDLNDVLPNKITIWKLRNNNPLRKSYVNNNIKLNEFDALIKITVEMSKYLYPYIREILKSKEDNKKNSIIWTDFNKRFIELIKERFNLDSMRVKKLLNQAENGEIIIKSLLMLSFCISNQGYQKLKNFLYDF, from the coding sequence ATTACAGATTTAACTAAGGGAAATCAGGTATCAAGACAATCTATAGAGAAACTTGATTTATTATTATTAATTCTAGAAACTATTGATTTAAATGGTATTCAATCCCTTTACGCTTTATCAAATAAACTTGATTTAAATGATGTTCTTCCAAATAAAATTACTATTTGGAAATTAAGGAATAATAATCCATTGAGAAAATCTTATGTTAATAATAATATTAAATTAAACGAATTCGATGCCTTAATTAAAATCACCGTTGAAATGTCTAAATATTTATATCCTTATATAAGAGAGATACTGAAATCTAAAGAAGATAATAAAAAGAATTCAATTATTTGGACTGATTTCAATAAGAGATTTATTGAGTTGATTAAAGAGAGATTTAATTTAGATAGTATGAGAGTGAAAAAGCTTTTAAATCAAGCTGAAAATGGTGAGATTATAATAAAATCATTGCTAATGTTATCTTTTTGTATCTCAAATCAGGGTTATCAAAAGTTGAAGAATTTTTTATACGATTTTTAA
- a CDS encoding DUF2949 domain-containing protein, with translation MNNYLSREMIIYLFNVLGLDESTIELGIKLSVRNNTPLPILLWSYGILTIEELDKLYSFLFQKMD, from the coding sequence ATGAATAATTATTTATCAAGAGAAATGATAATTTATTTATTTAATGTATTAGGTTTAGATGAATCAACTATTGAACTCGGTATAAAATTATCTGTAAGAAATAACACTCCATTACCAATATTATTATGGAGTTATGGAATTCTAACTATTGAAGAACTAGATAAGTTATATTCATTTTTATTTCAAAAAATGGATTAA